Genomic segment of Cloacibacillus sp.:
ATAAGCGGCGCCTGTTTCACCGTAGAGCGGGTTGTCTATGTCGCACATCGTCGTTATCTTTAAATCTTTCAGCTCCGGCGCCATCCTAGAGAGATCCACGCGCGCGATTTTCGCAAGAGTGCCTCCAACTGGTACGAAGTTGTTTCCATCCGCGTCCGAAAATAAGACGCCGACCGCGGCGGCCGCCCCGCAACCGCCGTCGTTTGTGGCGCTGCCGCCCAGTCCCATGATGACGCGGCGGCAGCCGCTGCGCGCGGCGTCCAGAATCAGCTCGCCAACACCGTAGGTTGTGGTGCGCATAGCGTCGCAGTTTGCGCCGGAAAGAGGCAGTCCAGCGCAGGCTGCCATTTCGATTATGGCGGTACTTCCGTCTTGTATAAGGCCGTAAAAAGCTTCGACCTCTTCAAAGTTTGGGCCGCGTACCTTAATATATTTCTTTTTTCCGCCCATCGAGGAAAGGAAAGCGTCAACACTGCCCTCTCCGCCGTCGGCGACCGATATTGCCTTCACCGAGGCTTCTGGGAGATGTTTTTTTATCGCGCCCGCCATTATCCCGCATATTTCCAGGGAGCTCATCGTTCCCTTGAAGGAATCGGGTATCAGAAGGAATTTTTCCATTGTTGCGCGTTTTTGCGGCATGTGTCCGCTACTTAAGGACAATGTAGGCTATGAATACGCCGACCATAGATGCCAGGCCAATGATTAACGTGCCCATCGTCTGCGTTTTGTACCCCTGCTCTGTTTCCATTTCGCCGAAATTGGTAACTACCCAAAAATAGGAATCGTTTGCGTGCGATACGGTCATAGCGCCCGCTCCTATGGCTATTACGCAAAGCGCGGAGAGTACAGGCGTGTTGAGGCCGAGTGCTGGAAGCACAGGCGCCAGCATACCGGCCGTAGTAGTGATTGCGACTGTGGAGGAGCCCTGCGCGGTTTTAAGGATGGCCGCAAGTAGGAATGGGAAGAATATTCCGACGGTGGCAAGGATGTTGGAATTTTCGGTGATGTACTGGACCATGCCGGAGGCGCTTATCACCTTGCCCAGTACTCCGCCTGCCGCTGTGATGAAGAGTATTGGTCCGACTATCATCAGAGTGTCGTTGGTGATTGCATAAAATTCCTTCATTTTCCCCGCCTGCACAAGCAGTATGACGCCGAAACCTACGCCTACGGCAAGCGCTATGATCGGGGCGCCTAGGAAGGCAAGAACAGGAACGTCCATTTTAGCCATTGCAAAGGCGGAAGAGATTCCCATAAGAAGTATTGGAACGATTATAGGCGCAAAGGCCATGCCGGCGCAGGGGAGTCGTCCGTATTCTTTGAGCAGCTCCTCATATGTCTTGACGGCCTCGTCGCTGACAAGTTCGTCGCGTGATTTTACAGTTCTCCCTATATACTTGGCGAAAATGTATCCCGCGATGAGCGGGGGGATGGAAAGTAGAGCGCCCAAGCCTATGACGAGCAGCATGCTGTCGCCG
This window contains:
- a CDS encoding glycerate kinase — protein: MEKFLLIPDSFKGTMSSLEICGIMAGAIKKHLPEASVKAISVADGGEGSVDAFLSSMGGKKKYIKVRGPNFEEVEAFYGLIQDGSTAIIEMAACAGLPLSGANCDAMRTTTYGVGELILDAARSGCRRVIMGLGGSATNDGGCGAAAAVGVLFSDADGNNFVPVGGTLAKIARVDLSRMAPELKDLKITTMCDIDNPLYGETGAAYVFGPQKGATARTLPLLDAGLRSFASVVKKELGADCAEMPGAGAAGGMGYGMHTLFGSELQMGIETVLDTVGFDELAKEADVVFTGEGKIDSQSLRGKVVIGVARRAKKQGTPVIAVVGDIENGIETAYDEGVSAIFSINRVAVSYQQAKPRAKDDLR
- a CDS encoding GntP family permease; the protein is MTGISLIIVFVATVIVMVTAISKFKIHPFLSIMSVSLLFALIAGIPLKEIPGTIGTGFSGTFTSIGIVIIFGALVGTLLEKTGAALKMADVVVKMVGKKNPELAILLMGWIVSIPVFCDSGFVVLNPIRKALVKRTGVSSVAMTVALSMGLYISHCFIPPTPGPIAAANALGIGDSMLLVIGLGALLSIPPLIAGYIFAKYIGRTVKSRDELVSDEAVKTYEELLKEYGRLPCAGMAFAPIIVPILLMGISSAFAMAKMDVPVLAFLGAPIIALAVGVGFGVILLVQAGKMKEFYAITNDTLMIVGPILFITAAGGVLGKVISASGMVQYITENSNILATVGIFFPFLLAAILKTAQGSSTVAITTTAGMLAPVLPALGLNTPVLSALCVIAIGAGAMTVSHANDSYFWVVTNFGEMETEQGYKTQTMGTLIIGLASMVGVFIAYIVLK